The Acidimicrobiales bacterium genome contains the following window.
GCCTCGGGCGGTCCCTCGTAGATGTAGTCGCCGAGGAAGAAGACCAGGTCGACGTCCTCCTCGGCCAGGTAGGCGTGGGCGGTCCAGAAGCCGTCCTGGCGGTTCTGGCAGGAGGCGAAGGCGAAGCGGACGACGTCGGGGACGTCGGCGGGGCGGGGTGCCGTGCGGGCCCGGCCGACCGGGCTGGTGCGGTCGTCGACGGTGAAGCGGTACCAGTACCAGGTGTCGGGGTCGAGACCGCCGACCTCGATGTGCACGGAGTGGCCCAGCGCCTCGTCGGCCGCCACGCTGCCCTCGATCACGACGTCCTCGAAGTCCTCGTCGGTGGCGACCTGCCAGGCGACCGGGACCGGGTCGGTGGTGCCGATGGCCCCATCGGGGACCGTCCCGTCGGCCACGAGGCGAGTCCACAGGATCACCGAGTCGGGCAGCGGGTCGCCCGAGGCGACCCCCAGGGCGAAGACCTCGGCGGCCAGGCCGTCGGGGACGGGAGGCAGGTCGCGCCGCTCGGCGACGTCGGCGTCGCGGTCGTTGCCGCCGTCGCCGCTGTCGTCGTCGTTGCTGCTGCAGGCGGCCGCGGCGACAGCGGTTGCCACCATGCCGGCCATGAAGGTGCGCCGGTCGATGCGCGGCGCCCGCTCACTACCCCAGAGCTCCCCCACGGCCGGCCACGCTACCGGCGGTCGGCCGGCAGGGGCGGGTCAGACCAGGCGAAGGTTCGGTGTCGCCCCGGTGTCGAGCGGTGACGGGCCGTCGGACTGCAGGCGCCACCAGCCCGCGGCGGCGATCATCGCGGCGTTGTCGGTGCACATGGCCAGGCTCGGGACGAAAGGCCGCAGCCCGTCGGCCGCGCAGGCCGCCACCAGGCGCTGGCGGAGCTGCCGGTTGGCGGCCACGCCCCCGCCGAGGCAGATGCCCTTGGCGCCGACATCGCGGGCCGCCCGCATGGCCTTGGTCACCAGCACGTCGACCACGGCCTCCTGGAAGCTGGCGGCGACGTCCTCGACGGCGTCGTCGGGGTGGGTGCGCACGTGGTTGACGACCGCCGTCTTCAGACCGCTGAAGCTGAAGTCGTAGTCACGGTCGAGCATGGCCCGGGGGAAGCGGACGGCCTCGGGGTCGCCGGACGTCGCCAGGCGGTCGATCACGGGACCGCCCGGGTAGCCCAGGCCCAGGTAGCGGGCCACCTTGTCGAACGCCTCGCCGGCGGCGTCGTCGATGGTGGTGCCCAGCAGCTCGTAGTGGCCGTGCTCCTTCATGTGCACGAGCAGGGTGTGGCCGCCGGAGACCAGCAGGACGACGACCGGGAGCTCGAGGTCGGGCTCCTCCAGGAACGCCGCGTAGAGGTGGCCCTCGAGGTGGTTGACGGCGACGAACGGCACGTCCCAGACGAGGGCGAACGCCTTGGCGGCGCTCAGGCCCACCAGCAGGGCGCCGACCAGCCCGGGGCCGGTGGTGGCGGCGACCGCGTCGACCTCGTCGTCCGACAGGCCGGCCTCGACCAGCGCCTGCGCCACCACCGGGGTGAGCAGCTCGACGTGGGCACGGCTGGCGATCTCGGGCACGACGCCACCGAAGCGGGCGTGGCGGTCGATCTGGCTGGCCACCACCGACGAGCGCACGAGGCGCGCCCCGTCGACCACTGCCGCCGCGGTCTCGTCGCACGACGTCTCGATGCCCAGGATCCGGTCAGCCATCGCCCCCCAGCCTCTCGCGTCAACGCCCCCGATGCGAACACCCAACGGCTGGCTTTGGTTGGCGGCGGCCAGACCTCCTGACATCCCATTTCGCGGATTATCAGGATTCTTCGCGGATTTTCCGTGCTTCCCAGCTTCTGCCGCGTCTAATCTGCCCACCAATGAGCAGTGCCGACCAACCCCTCGATGAGCAACCCACCCGCCGCCGCCCGCCCAACTCCTCGCTCGGTCAGATCCACGATGATGTCATCAAGTGTGGCCTCGACCTCCGCGACGTCAAGCGAGCCCAAGAACACCACACCGCCCACTTCGAGCGGATCGAGGACATCCTCGCCCAGCACACCTCCCGCTTCGAGCGGATCGAACAGACCCAGTCCCAACATGGCGACCGACTCGACACCCTGAACCAGAAGTTCGACGGCCTGGACCAGAAGGTCGACCTGGTGCAGGAGACGCTGAACCAGAAGATCGACCAGGTGCAGGACACGCTGGGCGGGAAGATCGATCGGGTGCTGGAGCGGTTGGGGCCTGGGAACGGGGGGAGCTGATCGGGCGGGAGCCAGGTTCCGCCCCGCAGCTCCGACCCGCCTCCGGGGTTGCGGGGCGGTCACCCCGCGAAGGGCTCAGATCCAGTCGCCCTCGATCACCGTGAGGCCGCCGATGTCGGCCTCGATGTCGCCAAGGCGGCGGGCGTAGGCAGGCTCGTCGACGTCGGTGGCCCACATGACCATGGCGTCCTCGCCGTTCTCCGGGTAGTAGCCCTTGCGCATCCCCGCCGGCACGAAGCCGAAGCGCCGGTACAGCGCCTGGGCGCCGAGGTTGCTGACCCGCACCTCCAGCGTCAGGTTGCGGCATCCCCGGGTGGCCGCGGCCCGGGCCGACACGGCGAGAAGGCGGCTGGCGATGCCCCGACGCTGCCACGCCGGATCGACGGCGATGGTCGTGATGTGCCCGTCGTCGATGCTGCGCAGCATGCCCAGGTAGCCGACCACCCGGTGCCCGACCCGAGCGACCAGGTACAGCCGGGTGGAGCGCTGGCCGAGCTCGCTGAGGAACAGCCCGAACGTCCACGGCCGGGGGTAGACCTGCTGCTCGATCTGCAGGACGCCGCGCAGGTGGCGGCGGCGCATGGTGGCGATGACCACCGTCGGGTGCTGGCTCTGGGGTTCGTCGTGTGGCTCAGGTCGCATCGCCACGGCGGGGGCCTGTCATTCGTCTCCAGTCGTATCCGCCGCTTCGCCCAGCGTGCCATCCAGGAGGCCCGCTGCCCCCTCCGGGTCGGCTTTCACCACGCCGTCGCGGGTCGACCAGTTGATCGCCGCGTCCGGAGCCCGGAGGTACAGCGGCTCCAGGTCCCACGAGTTCACGAACTGCTCCCGCAACGCCTGGGCGTGCGCCAGCTGCACCAGCGACGCCGGCGACGGGTAGGCGAGGCCCTGGTCGGCCAGCTCCACGCTGGCGAGGTCCTCGAACTCGTCGGCGTAGCGCATCGCCCCGTCGCCCACCAGCAGCACGTCGTCCCGGTTCGCCAGCAGGTCGGTGGCGAGGTCCTTCGGCGAGCTCACCCGGTAGTCGCCGATCCGCTGGATGCCACCGGGCACCTGCCGGTAGGTGGCGACGAACAGCTCGCCGCGCCGGGCGTCGATCGCCGCCACGATCAGCCGCGGCGTCCACCGCACCGGGAACGCCACCAGGTCGAGGCTGGGCACCCCGATCATGGGCACCCGCAGCGCGTGCGCCAGCGCCTTCGCCGTGGCGATCCCCACCCGCAGGCCGGTGAACAGCCCGGGGCCGAGGTCGACCGCCACGCACCCGAGCTCGGACAGGTCGACCTGCGCCTGGCGCCGCAGCACGTCGATCGCGGGCACCAGCGTCTCGGCGTGACGCTTGCCCCGCGCCGACTGCACCGACGCGAGCACCCCCTCGTGGCCGCCGATGGCGCACCCCACCTGCTGCGTGGAGGTGCTGATGCCGAGGATCAGCATGGCGATGCGCCCTCCTCCGGCGGCTTGCGCCAGGGAGCGGTGGCATCGGCCAGGGCGAAGGCGCGATCGGCCCACCCGGGACCCACCGTGCGGAGGGTGACGATGCGGTCGTCGAGCGACTCGCCCAGGCTCAACCGCACCTTCA
Protein-coding sequences here:
- a CDS encoding PhoD-like phosphatase N-terminal domain-containing protein, which translates into the protein MGELWGSERAPRIDRRTFMAGMVATAVAAAACSSNDDDSGDGGNDRDADVAERRDLPPVPDGLAAEVFALGVASGDPLPDSVILWTRLVADGTVPDGAIGTTDPVPVAWQVATDEDFEDVVIEGSVAADEALGHSVHIEVGGLDPDTWYWYRFTVDDRTSPVGRARTAPRPADVPDVVRFAFASCQNRQDGFWTAHAYLAEEDVDLVFFLGDYIYEGPPEA
- the tsaD gene encoding tRNA (adenosine(37)-N6)-threonylcarbamoyltransferase complex transferase subunit TsaD translates to MADRILGIETSCDETAAAVVDGARLVRSSVVASQIDRHARFGGVVPEIASRAHVELLTPVVAQALVEAGLSDDEVDAVAATTGPGLVGALLVGLSAAKAFALVWDVPFVAVNHLEGHLYAAFLEEPDLELPVVVLLVSGGHTLLVHMKEHGHYELLGTTIDDAAGEAFDKVARYLGLGYPGGPVIDRLATSGDPEAVRFPRAMLDRDYDFSFSGLKTAVVNHVRTHPDDAVEDVAASFQEAVVDVLVTKAMRAARDVGAKGICLGGGVAANRQLRQRLVAACAADGLRPFVPSLAMCTDNAAMIAAAGWWRLQSDGPSPLDTGATPNLRLV
- the rimI gene encoding ribosomal protein S18-alanine N-acetyltransferase, which produces MRPEPHDEPQSQHPTVVIATMRRRHLRGVLQIEQQVYPRPWTFGLFLSELGQRSTRLYLVARVGHRVVGYLGMLRSIDDGHITTIAVDPAWQRRGIASRLLAVSARAAATRGCRNLTLEVRVSNLGAQALYRRFGFVPAGMRKGYYPENGEDAMVMWATDVDEPAYARRLGDIEADIGGLTVIEGDWI
- the tsaB gene encoding tRNA (adenosine(37)-N6)-threonylcarbamoyltransferase complex dimerization subunit type 1 TsaB, whose amino-acid sequence is MLILGISTSTQQVGCAIGGHEGVLASVQSARGKRHAETLVPAIDVLRRQAQVDLSELGCVAVDLGPGLFTGLRVGIATAKALAHALRVPMIGVPSLDLVAFPVRWTPRLIVAAIDARRGELFVATYRQVPGGIQRIGDYRVSSPKDLATDLLANRDDVLLVGDGAMRYADEFEDLASVELADQGLAYPSPASLVQLAHAQALREQFVNSWDLEPLYLRAPDAAINWSTRDGVVKADPEGAAGLLDGTLGEAADTTGDE